A stretch of the Cryptosporangium minutisporangium genome encodes the following:
- a CDS encoding TetR/AcrR family transcriptional regulator, whose protein sequence is MTAAPSEDVTPERQRDAERTRAEILDAATEEFASRGYAGGRVDEIAAKTRTTKRMIYYYFGSKQGLYVAVLERAYAGIRRLEQALDVDHLDPGRAMRALAELTFDHHQSHPAFIRLVSIENIHHAEHLRTSPILPGLAAPAVDVLGGILARGRAAGLFRDDVDALDVHMIISAFCVFRTANRYTFEAIFGRDMLDEERSAHHRQMIGDLVLEYLTAHVGRA, encoded by the coding sequence GTGACCGCTGCCCCGTCCGAAGACGTGACGCCGGAACGGCAACGCGATGCCGAGCGGACCCGCGCGGAGATCCTCGACGCCGCGACCGAGGAGTTCGCGAGCCGGGGATACGCCGGTGGCCGGGTGGACGAGATCGCCGCCAAGACCCGCACGACGAAGCGGATGATCTACTACTACTTCGGCTCCAAGCAGGGCCTCTATGTCGCCGTCCTGGAGCGGGCGTACGCCGGGATCCGCCGGCTCGAGCAGGCGCTGGACGTCGACCACCTCGACCCCGGGCGGGCCATGCGGGCGCTCGCCGAGCTGACGTTCGACCACCACCAGTCCCACCCGGCGTTCATCCGGCTGGTGAGCATCGAGAACATCCACCACGCCGAGCACCTGCGGACCTCACCGATCCTGCCCGGACTCGCGGCGCCCGCGGTCGACGTGCTGGGCGGCATCCTCGCGCGCGGCCGGGCCGCCGGCCTGTTCCGGGACGACGTCGACGCGCTCGACGTCCACATGATCATCAGTGCGTTCTGCGTGTTCCGGACCGCCAACCGGTACACGTTCGAGGCGATCTTCGGTCGCGACATGCTCGACGAGGAGCGCAGCGCGCACCACCGCCAGATGATCGGCGACCTGGTGCTCGAGTACCTCACCGCCCACGTGGGCCGAGCCTGA